The Cohnella abietis genome has a segment encoding these proteins:
- a CDS encoding hemolysin XhlA family protein, with translation MPVDDVQTEILQRLTRVETKLDMQLNAKDLASEALDKAKSAHHRVDDINKRIDEVAADIKWLWRTVIATIISGAISGGIALLWKGVGS, from the coding sequence ATGCCTGTTGATGATGTGCAGACAGAAATATTGCAACGATTAACGCGAGTGGAAACAAAGCTTGATATGCAGCTCAATGCAAAGGATTTAGCGTCCGAGGCTCTTGATAAGGCAAAGTCGGCCCATCATCGGGTTGATGATATAAACAAACGCATCGATGAGGTTGCAGCAGACATCAAGTGGTTATGGCGTACAGTCATTGCAACTATCATATCCGGAGCCATCAGTGGCGGTATTGCCCTACTCTGGAAAGGAGTCGGTTCGTAG